A section of the Methanosarcina mazei S-6 genome encodes:
- the mtaA gene encoding methylcobamide:CoM methyltransferase MtaA, which yields MSEFTLKTRLLAALKGEPVDKVPVCSVTQTGIVELMDVVGAPWPEAHTNPELMAKLALANHELSGLEAVRLPYCLTVLVEAMGCEINMGTKNRQPSVTGHPYPKDLEGAAVPADLLQRGRIPVVLEAIKIIREKVGPDVPIVGGMEGPVTVASDLVSVKSFMKWSIKKTDLLEQALDIATEASIIYANAMVEAGADVIAIADPVASPDLMSPDSFRQFLKSRLQKFASSVNSVTVLHICGNVNPILSDMADCGFEGLSVEEKIGSAKKGKEVIGTRARLVGNVSSPFTLLPGPVDKIKAEAKEALEGGIDVLAPGCGIAPMTPLENVKALVAARDEFYA from the coding sequence ATGAGCGAATTCACACTTAAAACAAGACTTTTAGCCGCCCTGAAAGGCGAACCTGTTGACAAAGTACCTGTTTGTTCCGTAACCCAGACCGGAATTGTAGAACTCATGGACGTAGTCGGTGCCCCCTGGCCTGAAGCCCACACAAACCCCGAACTCATGGCAAAGCTGGCACTCGCCAACCACGAGCTCAGCGGACTTGAAGCTGTAAGACTTCCCTACTGCCTTACCGTTCTGGTCGAAGCAATGGGCTGTGAAATCAACATGGGTACCAAGAACAGACAGCCTTCCGTTACCGGTCACCCCTATCCCAAGGACCTTGAAGGCGCAGCAGTCCCTGCAGACCTCCTGCAGAGGGGCAGAATTCCAGTAGTTCTTGAAGCAATTAAGATCATCAGGGAAAAAGTTGGACCTGACGTGCCAATCGTTGGCGGTATGGAAGGCCCTGTTACAGTCGCATCCGACCTTGTAAGTGTCAAATCCTTCATGAAATGGTCCATCAAGAAAACCGACCTCTTAGAACAGGCTCTGGACATCGCAACCGAAGCTTCAATTATATATGCAAATGCAATGGTAGAAGCCGGTGCAGACGTAATTGCCATCGCAGACCCGGTCGCCTCTCCTGACCTTATGAGCCCTGACTCCTTCAGGCAGTTCCTCAAATCAAGGCTTCAGAAGTTCGCCTCTAGCGTGAACTCCGTAACTGTCCTCCACATCTGCGGAAACGTGAACCCGATCCTCAGCGACATGGCAGACTGCGGTTTTGAAGGCCTCAGCGTTGAAGAAAAGATCGGAAGCGCAAAGAAGGGCAAGGAAGTAATCGGAACCAGAGCAAGGTTAGTAGGAAATGTTTCCAGCCCGTTCACTCTTCTGCCCGGACCTGTTGACAAGATAAAGGCTGAAGCAAAAGAAGCTCTTGAAGGCGGAATTGATGTACTTGCACCAGGCTGTGGAATTGCACCCATGACCCCTCTTGAGAACGTTAAAGCTCTGGTCGCAGCAAGAGACGAATTCTACGCCTGA
- a CDS encoding methylamine methyltransferase corrinoid protein reductive activase, with translation MKTGVAIDLGTSGFRAQKIDLESGEIKKTVITLRNPLPGANVMDHLDFAIHYGLDKAHGLSATAVKNILNELGVKPEEMERFAICGNPIQLSIFQGIPIEDLAYAGERKKEKYHIQEQNRDSRIIPLSEIAGFEEFQNCKLIVPPAIKHEVGADALALIVKAGMIESDEIAIATDYGTNAEMALKSNGIIYTGSAAAGPALEGQEIEYGSIASPHTICDVEFEGNNLRCYVLDRDMKTAKGDLINPKTGEVVEKGEVTAKGITGTGVIALIEAGMRNKLIVLPKIQTPEGVLYLQDGIKFTNNDLIEAGRAIGALRAGHITLCAAAGIEMEDLKIAHMSGAAGTYMDAAKAHQVGMIPYNANYVSQIGNTSLTVAREILLSEDRLWELQTIAKQILGTHVMFATSEAFKEAYLLELAYWNEGMAFKMLQKFLKKKKLPMLSEPSTILKIDRQVERDIPVLGEEGLEVLEKVGTYLTMVIEDCQGCKKCAKVCPNGALRMEDNGLVKIRTDLCDGANCQRCLHACPDDRFKWENLTVAGI, from the coding sequence ATGAAAACAGGAGTTGCAATTGACCTGGGAACCAGTGGATTCAGGGCCCAGAAAATTGACCTGGAGAGCGGCGAGATCAAGAAAACCGTAATAACTCTCCGGAACCCTCTGCCAGGAGCAAATGTAATGGACCACCTCGACTTTGCAATCCATTACGGTCTTGATAAAGCACACGGGCTCTCGGCAACAGCAGTAAAGAACATCCTTAATGAGCTGGGAGTAAAACCTGAAGAGATGGAAAGGTTCGCAATCTGCGGAAACCCTATCCAGCTTTCTATCTTTCAGGGAATTCCAATTGAAGACCTTGCATATGCCGGAGAGCGTAAGAAAGAGAAGTATCATATCCAGGAGCAAAACAGAGATTCCCGGATTATACCGCTGTCCGAAATTGCCGGATTTGAAGAATTTCAAAACTGTAAACTCATCGTCCCCCCGGCAATAAAACACGAAGTTGGAGCCGACGCACTTGCCCTTATTGTAAAAGCAGGCATGATCGAGAGCGACGAGATTGCAATTGCCACGGACTACGGGACAAATGCGGAAATGGCACTTAAATCAAACGGGATTATTTATACAGGGTCTGCTGCTGCCGGACCTGCCCTCGAAGGCCAGGAAATCGAATACGGATCCATTGCTTCTCCTCACACAATATGTGATGTCGAATTTGAAGGCAATAACCTGCGCTGTTATGTTCTTGACAGAGACATGAAAACAGCAAAAGGAGACCTCATAAACCCAAAAACAGGGGAAGTTGTGGAAAAGGGAGAGGTCACTGCAAAAGGCATTACAGGCACGGGAGTTATTGCCCTTATCGAAGCCGGGATGAGAAACAAGTTAATAGTCCTGCCAAAAATCCAGACTCCTGAAGGCGTCCTTTATCTGCAGGACGGCATCAAGTTCACGAATAATGACCTTATCGAAGCCGGAAGAGCGATAGGCGCACTCCGGGCAGGCCACATCACCCTCTGTGCAGCGGCAGGCATTGAGATGGAAGACCTCAAGATAGCACACATGTCAGGTGCTGCCGGGACTTACATGGATGCCGCAAAAGCCCATCAGGTAGGGATGATACCTTACAATGCAAATTATGTATCACAGATAGGGAACACCTCTCTTACAGTTGCCAGGGAAATCCTGCTTTCCGAAGACAGGCTATGGGAGCTGCAGACAATTGCAAAGCAAATCCTTGGTACGCATGTAATGTTTGCAACCTCGGAAGCCTTTAAGGAAGCTTACCTGCTTGAACTTGCTTACTGGAATGAGGGCATGGCATTCAAGATGCTCCAGAAGTTCCTGAAAAAGAAAAAACTGCCCATGTTAAGCGAACCTTCAACTATCCTGAAAATTGACCGCCAGGTAGAAAGGGATATCCCCGTACTTGGAGAAGAAGGGCTTGAGGTGCTTGAGAAGGTCGGGACCTACCTCACAATGGTTATAGAAGACTGCCAGGGCTGTAAAAAGTGTGCAAAGGTGTGCCCGAACGGAGCCCTCAGAATGGAAGACAACGGACTTGTCAAAATAAGGACAGACCTCTGTGACGGAGCAAACTGCCAGCGCTGCCTGCACGCCTGCCCTGATGACAGGTTCAAATGGGAAAACCTGACTGTTGCAGGAATTTAA